One part of the Candidatus Omnitrophota bacterium genome encodes these proteins:
- a CDS encoding recombinase family protein has translation MRVAIYARYSSENQSEKSIDDQIRVCKDYIKANDMTIDDKHIYIDEAISGSIINRPGLQALEKDSENKEFEALVVDDLSRLSRSNHQMLTLVLKFNYLQVKIISVSDGIITDDDNSKLGIHIRGLMNELYLDDLKKKTMRGLEGQKIRGFSAGEKVYGYSTHPVGELKINKKGQPKYDGMAHKINPEEADIVKRIYREFVEGKSLHKIEKELNEDKIPTKRGYSGGWSISSVSRILKNVKYTGLWVWKKYKNAKDPMTGRIKKILRPEKDWFSSFKEELIIIDKEQWEKAQKRWQELKGTWPVRKKSKDTKQKSYIHSSPSHLLSGFMKCQSCGGAIILASGKGGGYYGCYNARRKTCNNMLLVPRKRIEQTIVADLKEKILTIENLEYVYKNVEKLVASGMDEVPELIKKKKALHDKISLEVQNYLNYIKMGNLSKAVSEALKEAETKYEDLRDEIGALEFQKEKRFKAPPKEWISHRLENLHQTLSKNTCASSLALKDILGTIELEPISEEKDDFYRIMMGGVFKPYYVAHTKIQTLALLDNREKGSNWSQWWRRRESNPRP, from the coding sequence ATGAGAGTAGCGATATACGCGAGATATTCTTCTGAAAACCAGAGCGAAAAAAGTATTGATGATCAGATAAGGGTCTGTAAAGACTACATCAAAGCCAATGATATGACTATTGATGATAAGCATATCTATATTGATGAGGCCATTTCCGGGTCTATTATAAATAGGCCCGGGTTACAGGCATTAGAAAAGGACTCTGAAAATAAAGAATTTGAAGCCTTGGTAGTAGATGATCTCTCAAGGCTATCACGGAGCAACCATCAGATGCTTACATTGGTGTTAAAGTTTAATTATCTCCAGGTTAAGATTATATCTGTTTCTGATGGCATTATTACTGATGATGATAACTCAAAACTTGGTATTCATATACGCGGTCTTATGAACGAACTATATCTTGATGACCTTAAGAAAAAGACAATGCGGGGCTTAGAGGGCCAGAAAATACGGGGCTTTAGCGCTGGCGAAAAGGTATATGGCTATTCTACCCATCCTGTGGGGGAATTAAAAATAAACAAAAAAGGACAGCCCAAATATGACGGCATGGCGCATAAGATTAACCCCGAAGAGGCGGATATTGTTAAAAGAATATACAGAGAATTTGTTGAAGGCAAGAGTTTGCACAAAATTGAAAAAGAGCTTAATGAGGATAAAATCCCTACTAAAAGAGGCTATTCGGGCGGTTGGAGTATATCGAGCGTAAGCAGAATATTGAAAAATGTAAAATACACAGGGCTGTGGGTATGGAAAAAATATAAAAATGCCAAGGACCCCATGACCGGAAGGATAAAAAAGATCTTAAGGCCGGAAAAAGACTGGTTCTCCTCTTTTAAAGAAGAACTTATTATAATCGATAAAGAGCAATGGGAAAAAGCCCAAAAAAGATGGCAGGAACTTAAAGGAACATGGCCTGTCAGAAAAAAATCTAAAGATACAAAGCAAAAAAGCTATATTCACTCCTCTCCCTCTCATCTGCTTTCAGGGTTTATGAAATGCCAGTCTTGCGGAGGGGCTATAATTCTAGCAAGCGGCAAAGGCGGCGGCTATTACGGCTGCTATAATGCAAGGAGAAAGACTTGCAATAATATGCTCTTAGTGCCTCGCAAGCGCATAGAACAAACTATAGTAGCGGATTTAAAAGAAAAGATACTTACTATTGAAAATTTAGAGTATGTATATAAGAATGTCGAAAAATTAGTCGCCTCAGGCATGGATGAGGTGCCTGAACTCATCAAGAAAAAGAAAGCCCTGCATGATAAAATATCTTTGGAAGTACAAAACTACCTTAATTATATTAAAATGGGTAATTTATCAAAGGCGGTATCAGAGGCTTTAAAAGAGGCTGAAACAAAATATGAGGATTTAAGGGATGAGATAGGGGCCTTAGAGTTTCAGAAAGAGAAAAGATTTAAGGCCCCTCCAAAAGAATGGATAAGCCATAGATTAGAGAACCTGCATCAGACATTAAGCAAAAATACCTGTGCCTCAAGCTTAGCGCTTAAAGATATATTGGGCACTATAGAGCTTGAGCCAATTTCTGAAGAAAAGGATGATTTTTACAGAATTATGATGGGCGGCGTATTTAAGCCGTATTATGTAGCTCATACTAAAATTCAAACCCTTGCCCTGCTGGATAACAGGGAAAAAGGTTCGAATTGGTCGCAATGGTGGAGGCGGAGGGAATCGAACCCTCGTCCTTAA
- a CDS encoding helix-turn-helix transcriptional regulator, whose translation MDIKQLGKKIKLARVDADLNQTQLANKINAKQKSISRYETGVSSPSITTLMKIAKVLKKPAGYFLEE comes from the coding sequence GTGGATATAAAACAATTAGGCAAGAAAATTAAACTAGCTCGTGTAGACGCAGACCTAAACCAGACCCAACTCGCAAATAAAATAAATGCTAAGCAGAAGAGCATTTCCCGCTACGAAACCGGCGTATCATCACCTTCCATAACCACATTAATGAAAATTGCAAAAGTACTAAAGAAACCAGCAGGGTATTTTTTGGAAGAGTGA
- a CDS encoding DUF262 domain-containing HNH endonuclease family protein, whose translation MPNLVQAKSSTFKKLFNGSYYQIPKFQRTFAWQKTHVNDFWEDLLDAINYNKNHFFGSIVLQHNRSNEIVYDGQQRLTVVIALISIIIHALEEINNSKNDNQLNDYIKKLKRKYVYDKEQKPYLLLTKQDKDYFKKCLLEPEEYIHDKVTRKSNEFLRAHVFRNLKTHVNDRLQEIEDNLKKENYLKNLCDFICDKIYFVVIFADKHFPAATLFEVLNYRGVTLQPSDLIKNLIYSKAIEQRCSGEVDRAWSDFLDRASKVSINEFLKHFWILQNGQPLKGSLYKAMKRGLEGNVNILELVNEMRRHMVVYTDILKPYLGNRGAWNQWPEIKETLMAINKINAEVGVCYPFLMSLFNLKIGDDKLEFYRIRRKTLLLIENTFFRLMVCNKKTSYDLAKTFAEFSKRIKQNTVEELNELVKKIKQLSPDDGTFGQSFSTFNTSQRRLATYILYKLESYHRGKKEPITNDTSKVTIEHIMPQTLGHGWGNVGHYHKDYLNRLGNMTLLSKVLNKGNLGFTKKKNKFYKESDVILTKTLLKYTRWNKQMIAQRQKEMASTAVNVWSTN comes from the coding sequence ATGCCTAATTTAGTACAAGCTAAATCATCCACATTCAAGAAGCTGTTTAATGGAAGCTATTATCAAATTCCAAAATTCCAAAGGACGTTTGCCTGGCAAAAAACACATGTTAATGATTTTTGGGAAGATTTATTAGATGCCATTAATTATAATAAAAATCATTTTTTTGGTTCTATTGTATTGCAGCATAATAGGAGCAATGAGATTGTCTATGATGGGCAACAACGGCTAACAGTAGTTATTGCACTAATTAGTATAATTATTCATGCGTTAGAGGAGATTAATAACTCTAAAAATGATAACCAGTTGAATGATTATATAAAGAAACTAAAGCGTAAATATGTTTATGACAAAGAACAGAAACCATATTTACTATTAACAAAGCAAGATAAAGATTATTTTAAAAAATGTCTCTTGGAACCCGAAGAGTATATACATGATAAGGTAACAAGGAAAAGCAATGAATTTTTAAGAGCCCATGTCTTCCGAAATTTAAAGACCCATGTTAACGATAGGTTACAGGAAATAGAAGATAATTTAAAAAAAGAAAACTATTTAAAAAACTTATGTGATTTTATTTGCGATAAAATTTACTTTGTTGTTATATTTGCGGACAAACATTTTCCGGCAGCGACGTTATTTGAAGTTTTGAATTATAGAGGGGTCACTCTCCAACCTTCAGATTTAATAAAAAATTTAATTTATTCAAAAGCAATAGAGCAACGTTGCTCGGGAGAGGTAGATAGGGCTTGGAGTGACTTTTTGGATAGAGCTAGTAAGGTTTCAATTAACGAATTTTTAAAACATTTTTGGATTTTACAAAATGGACAACCGCTTAAAGGAAGCTTGTATAAAGCAATGAAAAGAGGATTGGAAGGAAACGTTAATATTTTAGAACTTGTCAATGAAATGCGTAGGCATATGGTTGTTTATACTGACATATTGAAGCCTTATTTGGGAAACAGGGGCGCATGGAATCAATGGCCAGAAATAAAGGAAACATTAATGGCCATAAATAAAATTAACGCAGAGGTTGGAGTGTGCTATCCATTTTTGATGTCGCTTTTTAATTTGAAAATTGGAGATGACAAATTAGAATTCTATAGAATAAGAAGAAAAACATTATTGCTGATAGAAAATACATTTTTTAGATTGATGGTATGCAATAAGAAAACGTCATATGATTTAGCAAAGACATTTGCCGAATTTTCCAAAAGAATCAAACAAAATACGGTAGAGGAACTTAACGAGTTAGTTAAAAAAATAAAACAGCTTTCTCCAGATGATGGAACCTTTGGACAAAGTTTTTCTACTTTTAACACATCGCAACGCAGATTGGCTACATATATTTTGTACAAGTTAGAAAGTTATCATCGCGGGAAAAAGGAACCGATTACAAACGATACTTCTAAGGTAACAATAGAACACATAATGCCCCAAACACTAGGTCATGGATGGGGCAATGTTGGACATTACCATAAGGATTATTTAAATAGGCTCGGGAATATGACTTTATTAAGCAAGGTGTTGAATAAGGGGAATCTTGGTTTTACTAAGAAGAAAAACAAATTTTATAAGGAATCCGATGTAATTTTGACAAAAACGCTTCTTAAATACACCAGGTGGAATAAACAAATGATAGCGCAACGTCAAAAAGAAATGGCATCCACTGCTGTTAACGTATGGTCAACTAATTAA
- a CDS encoding DUF6338 family protein → MEAMNFETLQILILLLPGIISSKVLDFFIARKKPEPFEKILESLVFSMIIYVLFTFFSDKSPVYLCAEKTGYFLKYNAIGFLGLFIISLFIPVIFGVCHTYDFPMNILRRFKLTNRTSRDTIWYNVFCDLKTHIIINFENGRRIYGWPMYYSDDPAKPYIFLHKPAWIDEGKFTYLDIKGILITSEQKIESVEFLNK, encoded by the coding sequence ATGGAAGCTATGAATTTTGAAACATTACAAATTTTGATATTACTTCTTCCCGGAATTATTTCTTCCAAAGTTTTAGATTTTTTTATAGCAAGAAAAAAACCGGAGCCATTTGAGAAAATATTAGAATCATTAGTTTTCTCAATGATTATTTATGTTTTATTTACATTTTTTTCAGATAAGAGCCCCGTATATTTGTGTGCAGAAAAAACAGGATATTTTCTTAAGTATAATGCTATAGGTTTTTTAGGATTATTTATTATAAGTTTATTCATTCCTGTTATATTCGGTGTTTGTCATACTTATGATTTCCCCATGAATATATTAAGACGGTTTAAACTTACAAATAGAACATCAAGAGACACTATATGGTATAATGTATTTTGTGATCTTAAAACACACATAATAATAAATTTTGAAAACGGTAGACGGATATATGGATGGCCTATGTATTATTCTGATGATCCAGCAAAGCCATATATTTTTTTGCATAAGCCCGCTTGGATAGATGAGGGAAAATTTACTTATTTGGATATCAAGGGTATCTTAATTACTTCTGAGCAAAAGATAGAATCTGTAGAGTTTTTAAATAAATAG